The Verrucomicrobiia bacterium genome contains a region encoding:
- a CDS encoding 1,4-alpha-glucan branching protein domain-containing protein, producing the protein MQGYLCLVLHAHLPFVRHPECDKFLEETWLFETITESYIPLMQLIEGWRKDGIGARLTFTLTPTLCAMLQDSLLQTRYRRHLDELIELAEKEIHRTLWEKDYHQLAQLYHERLVATRDFYQQQGGDLVASFRRAQERGQLEIITSAATHALLPLLAGHLPSLRGQILTARDQYQSCFGQAPRGIWLPECAYAEGLEGVLSEAGIEWFIVDSHGLLHATPRPRYGMFAPVLSHKGIAAFGRDLASAKQVWSRQEGYPGNPRYRDFYRDIGFDLDLDYLKPYWAAPDWRTFTGIKYHRITESGPHKAIYERAAALQTAAEHAAHFLTVRIEQIQRLRAILNRPPVVVSPYDAELFGHWWYEGPEFLDFFVRKAWFDQKILELITPSDYLRRHDRHQVAAPASSSWGEEGYWRVWLNETNQWIYPHLHAAQERMTQLARRFGAHGQSESGLPDPLQARALKQAGRELLLAQASDWPFILRTGTNPDYARKRVKDHLLRFTRIYQQLANNHIAEAWLNGIEQTDNIFPHLDYSYWK; encoded by the coding sequence ATGCAAGGCTATCTCTGCCTGGTGCTGCACGCCCACCTGCCTTTCGTGCGGCATCCGGAATGCGACAAATTCCTCGAAGAGACCTGGCTGTTCGAGACCATCACAGAATCCTACATCCCGCTAATGCAATTAATCGAGGGCTGGCGAAAAGATGGCATCGGCGCCCGGCTGACCTTTACTCTGACCCCCACCCTCTGCGCGATGTTGCAGGATTCCCTGCTCCAAACCCGTTACCGGCGTCACTTGGATGAGCTGATCGAATTGGCCGAAAAGGAAATCCATCGGACACTTTGGGAAAAGGACTACCACCAACTGGCCCAGTTGTATCATGAGCGGCTCGTTGCGACCCGCGATTTTTATCAGCAACAGGGGGGTGACCTCGTGGCATCCTTCCGGCGGGCTCAGGAACGGGGCCAATTGGAGATCATCACCAGCGCCGCTACCCACGCCCTCTTGCCGCTGTTAGCGGGGCACTTGCCCTCGTTGCGAGGCCAAATCCTTACCGCCCGCGATCAGTACCAGAGCTGCTTCGGCCAGGCGCCTCGAGGGATTTGGCTTCCGGAATGCGCCTATGCTGAGGGACTGGAAGGAGTCTTGAGCGAGGCGGGGATTGAGTGGTTCATTGTGGATTCCCACGGTCTCCTGCACGCCACACCACGCCCACGATACGGCATGTTCGCGCCTGTTCTGAGTCACAAGGGCATCGCCGCCTTTGGACGTGACCTGGCTTCCGCCAAACAGGTTTGGAGCAGGCAGGAGGGCTATCCAGGCAACCCGCGTTACCGTGATTTTTATCGCGACATCGGATTCGACCTGGATTTGGATTACCTCAAGCCCTATTGGGCTGCTCCCGATTGGCGCACTTTTACCGGAATCAAGTACCACCGGATTACCGAGAGCGGCCCGCATAAGGCAATCTATGAACGAGCTGCCGCGCTCCAAACTGCCGCTGAGCACGCCGCCCATTTCCTTACCGTCCGCATCGAACAGATTCAGCGTTTGAGAGCTATCCTGAACCGCCCGCCGGTTGTTGTGTCCCCATACGACGCTGAATTGTTCGGCCATTGGTGGTACGAGGGGCCTGAGTTTCTCGATTTCTTTGTCCGCAAGGCCTGGTTCGATCAGAAGATTTTGGAGCTGATCACCCCGTCGGATTACTTGCGCCGCCACGACCGACACCAGGTGGCTGCGCCTGCCTCATCGAGTTGGGGTGAAGAAGGCTACTGGCGCGTCTGGCTCAACGAAACCAACCAATGGATTTATCCCCACCTCCACGCGGCGCAGGAACGCATGACCCAATTGGCCCGCCGCTTTGGCGCACATGGCCAATCCGAAAGCGGCTTGCCAGACCCGCTCCAGGCCCGCGCCTTGAAGCAAGCCGGACGCGAACTTCTTCTGGCCCAGGCCAGCGATTGGCCGTTCATTCTCCGAACGGGTACCAATCCTGACTATGCTCGCAAACGAGTCAAAGACCATCTGCTGCGCTTCACGCGAATCTATCAACAGCTCGCCAATAACCATATCGCCGAGGCGTGGCTGAATGGCATTGAACAAACCGACAACATCTTTCCGCACCTGGATTACAGCTATTGGAAGTGA
- a CDS encoding DUF4912 domain-containing protein, whose protein sequence is MKSKRARDGQRKAAKGALPSGSPPTAPAPKLKLRIPPILLEGDEPNVATLSGPGQKFSLSPNPLMAAPGAETEELPDAYGTGRLTLMARDPRCLYAHWDLTWEQQQRFNGLSAHRHLVIRLYLERRELPPISELHVHPESRHWFIHIEKPGAGYLAELGFYQPDGMWRSIAVSAPVQAPRDRVSEQTTVQFAVVDTGPSSAETRPAVIQSKPAETPVGPAAVPINPPQREERAEPIRELPPERPFPLPEQGGAEAWLLAAQPFAMDRFEPSQTERVEEKSREVFPAVSEAWSEEQERALAELIGWSLVRRGWPNSAELVEMARGQPEIPSLQLALLGMSAPGGGLGLSILEALGALGISSPAGIAPGPEKSFWFNVNAELVIYGATKADAQVTIGGRVIRLRPDGTFSYRFSLPDGDYQLLIQATASHGEERRAALEFHRSTSYSGTVEAHPQDPALKPPAAEHLD, encoded by the coding sequence ATGAAATCGAAAAGAGCGCGTGATGGACAAAGGAAAGCGGCCAAAGGGGCGCTGCCATCGGGCTCCCCCCCAACTGCTCCAGCACCCAAGTTAAAGTTGAGGATACCCCCGATACTGCTCGAAGGAGATGAACCGAACGTGGCCACTTTGAGCGGTCCTGGACAAAAGTTCAGCCTCAGCCCAAATCCACTGATGGCAGCGCCGGGGGCGGAGACCGAGGAGCTGCCGGATGCCTATGGAACTGGCAGACTGACCCTGATGGCGCGGGACCCGCGGTGCCTGTATGCGCATTGGGACCTCACGTGGGAACAGCAACAGCGCTTTAACGGGCTTTCGGCGCACCGGCATCTGGTGATTCGCCTTTATCTCGAGCGCCGGGAGCTGCCGCCCATTTCCGAGCTCCATGTTCACCCTGAATCACGCCACTGGTTCATCCATATCGAAAAGCCAGGTGCAGGATACCTCGCTGAACTTGGCTTTTACCAGCCGGACGGAATGTGGCGGAGCATCGCGGTCTCGGCACCGGTGCAGGCGCCCCGAGATAGAGTTTCCGAGCAAACAACAGTCCAGTTTGCCGTTGTGGATACCGGTCCGTCTTCTGCCGAGACGAGACCCGCAGTGATCCAGTCGAAGCCCGCTGAAACGCCCGTGGGGCCTGCAGCGGTCCCAATCAACCCACCTCAACGAGAAGAACGCGCTGAGCCGATTAGAGAACTGCCGCCAGAAAGACCTTTCCCACTGCCGGAACAAGGGGGCGCCGAGGCGTGGCTCCTGGCCGCTCAGCCCTTCGCAATGGACCGCTTTGAACCGAGCCAGACCGAGCGTGTTGAGGAAAAGAGCCGGGAAGTATTTCCCGCAGTGTCGGAAGCATGGTCCGAGGAACAAGAACGGGCGTTGGCTGAACTGATCGGTTGGAGCCTGGTTCGCCGGGGGTGGCCCAACTCGGCTGAGCTGGTGGAGATGGCCCGAGGGCAACCAGAGATTCCCTCGCTCCAACTGGCCTTGCTGGGGATGTCCGCGCCGGGTGGCGGTTTGGGCCTCTCGATCCTCGAGGCCCTTGGCGCGCTGGGCATTTCCAGCCCGGCAGGCATTGCGCCAGGGCCGGAAAAGAGTTTTTGGTTCAACGTGAATGCCGAACTGGTGATTTATGGGGCCACGAAAGCGGATGCGCAGGTAACAATTGGCGGTCGAGTCATCCGATTGCGCCCGGATGGCACGTTCAGCTACCGGTTTTCGCTCCCGGACGGAGATTATCAATTGCTCATCCAGGCCACCGCCAGTCATGGCGAAGAGCGGCGGGCCGCCCTCGAGTTTCATCGCAGCACAAGCTATTCAGGAACGGTGGAGGCGCATCCGCAAGACCCGGCGCTGAAGCCCCCTGCCGCCGAACATCTCGACTGA
- a CDS encoding Gfo/Idh/MocA family oxidoreductase — MTSKPRLPLHSHPSQPPLSRSVLNRRQFLRRSALAAGVVAVPAIIPGSALGLNGAVRPSERIVMGGLGIGNRGSDDLRWMLPERDIQFVAVCDAKRAQREAVKRIIDGHYGNKDCATYRDMREFLAERRDIDALLIATGDRWHASASIMAMRAGKDVYSEKPSCMTIAEGQAVVATAQRYGRVYQTGTQRLSEDNFTVANELLRTGRLGKVHTVRAHIAPWDAAEMKYDWLAAEPEPPREEVDWDQWLGPCPWRPYNSAYTRGGWRGYYDFHTSCIGEWGAHTFAQCQVAISAANTSAVEYGYVNNPTGDGMVTRFANGVEMILSRGDKWWHGSCGVRYEGEEGWVAIADGYPKPEVSSPALLQDSSKLVKDYMARTERPMSHVRNFFDCIKSRRLTVAHPEVMYRSMSTVHAANICMWLKRDLKFNPAKAEFVNDAEANRLRSRAMREPWII; from the coding sequence ATGACCTCTAAGCCGAGACTCCCATTGCATTCCCATCCCAGCCAGCCGCCCTTGAGCCGCTCCGTTTTGAATCGGCGGCAGTTTCTGAGGCGCTCGGCGCTGGCTGCCGGTGTGGTGGCTGTGCCCGCAATCATCCCGGGCTCGGCGCTTGGCCTCAACGGGGCTGTGCGCCCCAGCGAACGCATCGTGATGGGCGGCTTGGGTATTGGCAACCGCGGAAGCGACGACCTTCGTTGGATGCTGCCCGAGCGCGACATTCAGTTTGTGGCAGTTTGCGACGCCAAACGCGCGCAACGCGAAGCCGTCAAGCGCATTATCGACGGACACTATGGCAATAAGGACTGCGCGACTTACCGCGATATGCGTGAGTTCCTGGCCGAACGGCGGGATATCGACGCGCTGCTGATAGCCACGGGTGATCGGTGGCATGCCTCGGCTTCCATCATGGCGATGCGCGCAGGAAAGGATGTCTATTCAGAGAAACCCTCATGCATGACAATAGCCGAAGGACAGGCTGTGGTGGCAACAGCGCAACGCTATGGGCGCGTTTACCAAACCGGCACCCAGCGGCTTAGTGAAGATAACTTCACCGTCGCCAATGAACTCCTGCGCACTGGCCGATTGGGCAAGGTCCACACCGTGCGCGCCCATATCGCGCCTTGGGACGCGGCGGAGATGAAGTACGACTGGCTCGCGGCTGAACCGGAGCCGCCGCGTGAGGAAGTGGATTGGGACCAATGGCTCGGTCCCTGCCCCTGGCGCCCCTATAACAGCGCCTATACCCGCGGTGGGTGGCGCGGCTACTATGATTTCCACACGAGTTGCATCGGGGAATGGGGCGCCCACACGTTCGCCCAATGCCAGGTCGCCATCTCCGCCGCCAATACCTCAGCGGTCGAATACGGGTATGTGAACAACCCGACCGGTGACGGCATGGTCACCCGGTTCGCTAATGGCGTCGAGATGATCCTTTCCCGCGGAGACAAGTGGTGGCACGGCTCTTGTGGTGTCCGCTACGAAGGCGAGGAGGGCTGGGTCGCCATCGCCGACGGCTACCCTAAACCGGAAGTCTCCTCGCCAGCGCTGTTGCAGGATTCTTCGAAATTGGTCAAGGATTACATGGCGCGTACGGAGCGGCCCATGAGCCACGTGCGCAATTTCTTCGACTGCATTAAATCGCGCCGCCTAACAGTAGCCCATCCCGAGGTGATGTACCGCTCGATGTCCACCGTTCACGCCGCTAACATTTGCATGTGGCTGAAACGCGATTTGAAATTCAATCCGGCGAAAGCCGAATTCGTGAACGATGCGGAAGCCAACCGGCTGAGGTCACGCGCCATGCGGGAACCGTGGATCATCTGA
- a CDS encoding HEAT repeat domain-containing protein: MINIRLNLTLAAVLLLASWTPAPANSAEPSVKEEVKRLSALLKSDASRKEKADACRELARIGTSDAVDSLASLLPNEELSHMARYGLETIPSSRVDKVLREAMGTLQGRPLVGVIGSLGARRDAKAVPALTKLLANSDTDVAQAAARALGSIGNSSAAEALERALTGGPSPNQLAICEGLFRCAENFEATGHRKQALAIYDRLRATSAPHQVRTGAWRGAILTRGEQGLPLLLEALRSDDFSLFDAAVRTSQEMPGHEITSALGAELGKMPADRQIVLSQALGKRAGAEALPFLFDLARKGQQNARLAAIRALPEIADPLAVPVLVELTRDHDEAVAKTAVEALGGLPGKEADAAVLAMFSREGTDRRILAMDLIVRRRLTGAIPKVLLAAEDLEPRVRVAAFQKLGELAGPAQIPSVLRILERTASAEDIDGAEHALIALAAKAPNPNACADSVVSWLPRVNSAKQCALLRVLTSIGGSEALRTVRKSLNNPDLDVHEAAVRSLSLWPTPDAAPDLLALARKSGGLAGDNVLALRGYLRFASQPDVPAAQRLVMCREVSKLVEKAEEKRLLLAALGGIHLPESLALINPFIDQPETAQEAGNAVVTVAENILKGKDAAKLAPKLIEPLQKVARGNPNADLAKRAQALLDQAQKKGAGN, translated from the coding sequence ATGATAAACATCCGACTAAATCTGACGCTGGCAGCCGTCTTGTTGCTTGCCTCGTGGACTCCGGCGCCGGCCAATTCCGCCGAACCATCCGTCAAGGAGGAGGTCAAGCGACTGAGCGCCCTCCTCAAATCTGATGCGTCCCGAAAGGAAAAGGCCGATGCCTGCCGCGAGTTGGCTCGTATCGGGACAAGCGACGCGGTTGATTCTTTGGCGTCGCTTCTGCCCAATGAGGAGCTGTCCCACATGGCCCGCTACGGCCTCGAGACGATTCCCAGCTCGCGCGTGGACAAAGTCTTGCGTGAGGCCATGGGGACGCTCCAGGGCAGGCCATTGGTCGGTGTTATAGGAAGTTTGGGAGCGCGCCGCGATGCCAAAGCCGTGCCGGCGCTCACCAAACTGCTGGCCAATTCGGATACGGATGTCGCGCAGGCTGCAGCCCGGGCCCTGGGGAGTATCGGCAATTCATCTGCCGCAGAGGCATTGGAACGAGCGCTGACAGGGGGCCCCTCTCCGAATCAGCTCGCTATTTGTGAAGGTCTGTTCCGTTGTGCCGAAAACTTCGAGGCAACTGGCCACAGAAAACAGGCTCTCGCCATTTACGACCGGCTCCGCGCCACCTCGGCCCCGCACCAGGTCCGCACCGGCGCCTGGCGTGGCGCTATTCTCACCCGGGGCGAGCAAGGGCTGCCGCTCCTCCTGGAAGCCTTGCGCAGCGACGATTTTTCCCTGTTCGATGCCGCGGTCCGCACCTCGCAGGAAATGCCTGGACACGAGATTACCTCCGCACTCGGGGCCGAGCTCGGAAAGATGCCCGCCGACAGGCAAATCGTCCTGAGTCAGGCCCTGGGCAAACGCGCCGGCGCCGAGGCGCTGCCGTTCCTGTTTGATCTGGCCAGGAAGGGCCAACAGAACGCGCGGCTGGCTGCTATCCGGGCGCTGCCGGAGATTGCGGACCCGCTGGCGGTGCCTGTGTTGGTCGAGCTGACTCGCGACCACGATGAGGCGGTTGCCAAAACCGCCGTGGAGGCCCTGGGTGGTCTGCCCGGCAAAGAAGCCGATGCCGCCGTTCTGGCGATGTTTTCCCGCGAGGGGACCGACCGCCGCATTCTGGCGATGGACCTGATCGTGCGCCGCCGCCTCACCGGAGCTATTCCAAAGGTCCTTCTGGCGGCCGAGGACCTCGAACCGCGAGTCCGAGTTGCCGCTTTCCAGAAATTGGGCGAGCTGGCCGGGCCGGCCCAAATCCCATCCGTTCTTCGGATTCTGGAGCGCACGGCTTCAGCGGAAGATATCGATGGGGCTGAGCACGCCCTCATTGCTCTGGCGGCAAAAGCGCCCAACCCCAATGCCTGCGCTGACAGCGTCGTCTCGTGGCTGCCGCGGGTGAACTCTGCAAAACAATGCGCCCTGCTGCGCGTATTGACCTCCATCGGCGGCTCGGAGGCGCTCAGAACCGTTCGCAAATCTCTCAATAACCCTGATTTGGATGTGCATGAGGCCGCCGTGCGCAGCCTGAGTCTTTGGCCCACCCCGGATGCCGCCCCTGACTTGCTGGCCCTGGCCCGCAAGTCCGGCGGCTTGGCAGGCGATAACGTTTTAGCCCTGCGCGGCTATCTGCGGTTCGCCTCCCAGCCCGATGTGCCGGCTGCCCAACGCCTGGTGATGTGCCGCGAGGTCTCAAAGTTGGTGGAAAAGGCAGAAGAAAAGAGGCTGCTCCTGGCGGCCCTGGGTGGGATTCACCTGCCGGAGTCGCTCGCGCTCATCAATCCGTTTATCGACCAGCCTGAAACGGCACAAGAGGCCGGCAATGCTGTAGTGACCGTTGCCGAAAACATTCTCAAAGGCAAAGACGCCGCCAAACTCGCTCCCAAACTGATCGAACCGTTGCAGAAAGTCGCTCGAGGCAATCCCAATGCTGACCTCGCCAAACGCGCCCAAGCCCTGCTTGATCAGGCTCAAAAGAAAGGCGCAGGGAACTAG